The following proteins come from a genomic window of Chlamydiales bacterium:
- a CDS encoding Stp1/IreP family PP2C-type Ser/Thr phosphatase, whose protein sequence is MIQPTSVIECVGISDIGLIRDHNEDVWKAYPNLGFFTLADGMGGHAAGEVAADESVSYLYRLVEKWHPSKESAPEKTVDFFYHALIEVNNAIYEKGRQESACAGMGTTICALYIDEIYATFAHVGDSRIYHLREGVLRQLTEDHSLVSNLIALGTLKDDERATSPYKHILTSAIGIHPHVKPRVNYLKIDFQDCFLICSDGLNNHVDDNTIESILNKNIPLSVRAQLLVDLAKEGGGRDNITVILVKINDDLPRQ, encoded by the coding sequence TTATTCGTGATCATAACGAAGATGTTTGGAAAGCCTATCCAAATCTTGGTTTCTTTACTCTAGCTGATGGGATGGGTGGTCATGCTGCAGGAGAGGTGGCTGCTGATGAGTCAGTTTCTTATCTGTATAGACTGGTAGAAAAATGGCACCCTAGTAAAGAAAGTGCTCCTGAAAAAACGGTTGATTTTTTTTATCATGCTCTTATTGAAGTCAACAACGCAATCTATGAAAAAGGAAGGCAAGAATCTGCTTGTGCTGGGATGGGAACGACAATTTGTGCACTTTATATTGATGAAATCTATGCGACTTTTGCACATGTAGGAGATAGCAGAATTTATCATTTAAGGGAGGGTGTATTGAGGCAATTAACAGAAGATCATTCCCTTGTATCCAATTTAATTGCTCTTGGCACGTTGAAAGATGACGAGCGTGCGACATCTCCCTACAAACATATTCTAACAAGTGCGATAGGTATTCATCCACATGTCAAACCTCGAGTGAACTATCTAAAAATAGATTTTCAGGATTGTTTTCTTATCTGTTCTGATGGTTTAAATAACCATGTCGACGACAATACTATTGAATCCATTTTAAATAAAAATATTCCTCTGAGTGTGCGTGCACAGTTGCTTGTTGATTTGGCAAAAGAAGGTGGAGGCAGAGATAATATCACTGTGATTCTTGTAAAAATAAATGACGATCTACCTAGACAATAA
- a CDS encoding cysteine desulfurase family protein — translation MTIYLDNNATTFLDPRVLASIEALLRQKVGNPSSIHSYGQIGRAILAKATKDVANFFSVQPSEIVFTSGATEALNMVIRSLPAKSHVITSSLEHIAVLEALKMIHCEIDYLNPCPGYGSITSLQVQEAMRSNTSAIILTAANNETGIITDIELIADLSQRYGVALIIDGVARLGKGNWVLPKGVSAACFSGHKIHGPSGVGVAVIRKSYTCHPIIVGGPQQYRMRGGTENLAGILGFAEALKFLPTSGKKMRDLRDYFENGLTQNLSGIFIHGINESRLCNTSNIAFEGVDGETLLMQLDLLGISASHGSACSSGALETSRVLLNMGIEPSLARSSIRFSISRFTTLSEIDKALSIVTKCIRNAKKF, via the coding sequence ATGACGATCTACCTAGACAATAATGCAACCACTTTTCTTGATCCTCGAGTCTTAGCTTCAATTGAAGCTTTATTGAGACAAAAAGTTGGAAATCCATCTAGCATTCACTCTTATGGACAAATTGGTCGAGCAATTTTAGCTAAAGCTACAAAAGATGTAGCGAATTTTTTTTCTGTCCAACCCTCTGAAATTGTCTTTACTTCTGGAGCAACTGAAGCACTAAATATGGTCATACGTAGTCTTCCTGCTAAAAGTCATGTTATCACCTCTTCGCTCGAGCATATTGCTGTACTAGAGGCTTTAAAAATGATTCATTGTGAAATAGACTATCTCAATCCATGCCCTGGTTATGGCTCCATAACATCTCTTCAAGTACAAGAGGCTATGCGTTCTAATACTTCTGCCATTATTCTAACAGCTGCCAATAATGAAACGGGGATTATTACAGATATTGAACTTATTGCTGATCTTTCTCAAAGATATGGAGTTGCTTTAATTATTGATGGGGTAGCGCGCCTTGGAAAAGGAAATTGGGTTTTACCTAAAGGAGTGTCAGCAGCTTGTTTTAGTGGACACAAAATTCATGGACCAAGTGGAGTAGGTGTGGCTGTGATTCGTAAATCATATACATGTCATCCAATAATAGTTGGTGGTCCTCAACAATATCGTATGCGAGGAGGGACAGAAAATTTAGCGGGGATTCTCGGTTTTGCAGAAGCATTAAAGTTTTTACCCACTTCTGGTAAGAAAATGAGAGATCTTCGCGATTATTTTGAGAATGGTTTAACTCAAAATCTATCTGGGATTTTTATTCATGGAATCAATGAATCAAGGCTTTGTAATACATCGAATATTGCATTTGAAGGCGTTGATGGCGAAACTCTACTGATGCAACTAGACTTATTAGGGATTAGTGCGAGTCATGGATCAGCTTGCTCATCTGGCGCTTTAGAAACTTCTCGGGTTTTGCTCAACATGGGAATTGAACCTAGTCTTGCACGTAGCTCTATTCGTTTTTCGATCAGTAGGTTTACGACATTGAGTGAAATTGATAAAGCTCTGTCCATTGTGACCAAATGTATAAGAAATGCAAAAAAATTTTAA
- a CDS encoding glycoside hydrolase family 3 protein encodes MLFCFLFGYETLCAIDIYQKDPFIDNLISKMTIEEKVGQLLIVHFQGEECNEIAKILIEDLHIGGIIYYGWANNLSNPEKVRELSQSLQKCALETPLALELFIAIDQEGGSICRLKEGFTVIPSSRAIGMSGDPFLAQIYSSIIAKELMDVGVNMNFAPVVDVNNDGVLRERCFANDPKIVTAFAKAAIKGYQDKSVIPTIKHYPGYGNVSIDPHVDLPTNGRLLKDLEKIDLWPFFQLASQVDAIMTAHILVPALDPKHCATLSSKILSYLRNTMGFKGLIISDSLVMKGIQKGSESIDEIAIRAFNAGCDILLLGGKQLLEEKQGYELNLSDLQKIHRSIVCAVTAGIISESKLNEAVARILQIKIKYLKRKSKG; translated from the coding sequence ATGCTTTTTTGTTTTCTTTTTGGATATGAAACACTTTGTGCAATTGATATCTATCAAAAAGACCCTTTTATAGACAATTTAATCAGTAAAATGACGATAGAAGAGAAAGTAGGTCAATTATTGATTGTCCATTTTCAAGGAGAAGAATGTAATGAGATCGCAAAAATATTGATAGAAGATCTGCATATTGGTGGAATCATTTATTATGGATGGGCGAATAACCTCTCCAATCCTGAAAAAGTCAGAGAGTTAAGTCAGAGTTTACAAAAATGTGCATTAGAGACACCCCTAGCATTAGAACTATTTATTGCTATCGACCAAGAAGGGGGTTCTATTTGTAGATTGAAGGAAGGATTTACAGTCATTCCATCTAGTCGAGCGATTGGTATGAGTGGAGATCCTTTTCTCGCACAAATCTATTCTTCTATTATTGCTAAAGAACTTATGGATGTGGGAGTCAATATGAATTTTGCTCCTGTTGTTGATGTCAACAATGATGGAGTTTTAAGAGAACGATGTTTTGCAAATGATCCTAAAATAGTGACTGCTTTTGCTAAAGCAGCAATTAAAGGATATCAAGATAAAAGTGTCATTCCCACGATTAAACATTACCCTGGTTATGGAAATGTTTCCATAGATCCACATGTTGATTTGCCAACTAATGGCCGTCTTTTAAAAGATTTAGAAAAGATAGATTTGTGGCCATTTTTTCAACTTGCCAGCCAAGTTGATGCAATCATGACTGCCCATATTTTAGTCCCAGCATTAGATCCTAAACATTGTGCAACACTTTCATCTAAAATTTTATCTTATCTAAGGAATACCATGGGTTTTAAAGGATTAATCATCTCTGATTCATTGGTGATGAAAGGGATCCAAAAAGGCTCTGAATCTATAGATGAAATTGCAATTAGAGCATTTAACGCAGGATGTGACATCTTACTTTTAGGAGGGAAACAGTTGCTTGAAGAAAAGCAAGGATATGAATTGAATCTATCGGATCTTCAAAAAATTCATCGATCTATTGTTTGCGCAGTGACCGCAGGTATCATCAGTGAATCTAAGTTAAATGAGGCAGTTGCACGTATTTTGCAGATCAAAATCAAATATCTAAAAAGGAAGTCAAAAGGATAG